The DNA window ACCAAAAGATGTTATTCTGTGTTCAATCAATCcggctggcctggtggaacagccatgtcttgcaggccctgctgaATGGACATAGTTCCTTCAGGGCCCTGACATTACCAGGCAATTTGTTCTACCATGCCAGAGCCaggaccgtaaaagccctggctcttgttgaagccagctggatgtccCTCAGGCCGGGTATCAAAAGGAGGTTCCCCTCCGACAAACAGAGGGGCTCTGTAGGGCAATATGAGGAGATGCGGTCCTGAAGATATGCTGATCCACTACcacttaaggccttaaaggtcaataccaatactttgaaaatgacccagaACTTGACCGGCAGCAAGTGTAGTTTTCTGAGAACGGATGTTATATGATCACAACTGGTGCCCCAGTAAGCAGCCTTGTGGCTGAGTTCTGAACGagctttaatttccagatcacagacaaaggtaggccagtgtagagtgagttaAAGTAGTCTATTCttgaagtgaccattgcatggattactgtggcaaaGTCGGGTTTAGAGAGATATGCAGCCAGCTGCCGCACctgtctgagatggaaaaaagcagtctgggcGGTCCTCATTGTCTGGTCCTCCAGCGATAAGCTGGGGTCCAGAGCCATGCCCAGCTAAATGTACCCACCTCTTATTTTCAAAACTTTGAAGTGCTTGTAACTGAAAATTGTTCATGTAAAATTATGTACTTATTTCTGATGAGATATAATGTTAGATGATGAAATGTACATATGAAGTGtatgaaaacacattatttattGTAAACTTTCATTTATAAACTGATCTATTTGTTCAAATATACCATGTGGTTGTGGTGATAGCCTTTGGATActaattgcatttttgcattgtttatgtagcAGCTAAATGTACAGCTGCACTGTCCATGATTGGCAGCTGGAAGTCCATAGGTCTCTCCCTCTAACCAAGCcagagaacctccatctttgctggatttaacttcagtctgCTCGCTTTCAACCAACCTGTCACGGATtcaaaacaatgctggagagcctcagggcaGAGGCCCAACAGCCCTCCATCaaaagaatgagctgggtgtcatcggcatTTTGATGACACCCAAGCCCAAatctctgcaccagctgagcaaggggtgcatGTAGAAGTTAAACAATGACAACACCCCAGATTCAACGTGGCACTGCCTGGAGACCCCTGCTCCCAACACTATCCGCGACCCCTGATCACGGAGAAAGGAGGCCAGCCAAGAAAGAGCAGACCCCCATATTCCCACATCAgcaaggcagtggaccaaaaggtcacgATCTACAATGTCAAACTCTGTGATCAGATACAGCAAGACCAACAGCGCCGACCTGCCTCTATCCAGCTGGAGATGGAGCTTGTCCACAATAATGACCAGGACGGTCTCTGTCCCATAACCAGcatggaaaccagactggaagggatccaacacatttgtgtcatccagaaaaatctgaagctGCTCTGCAACTGCTTTCTCAATTACCTTGctcagaaatgaaagattcaatGCTAGTCACAAAAAAGTTTTCTGAATTATTCTTGgttacttctttttttaaactaacTGGATATGAAAATGTTCACCTTGTCAAAATGCAGAACACTCTTTAAGAGCAATTAGAATGACAAAACAGTTATGACCTCAGAAGCCATTTGTAAATTCTCAGTGTAAATGCAGTCACAGGAAGCACCTTTCCAAATAAGAAGTGAAAACTGGAGTGTTCCCCCAGCTACTTgagaaacgccccccccccctcctttttgggCTTTTATAGATATTAAGAACTGAAACAGCAGAACCTAGATAATGACTCATTGCACCTTACCTGTACATTTCTTTGAATGTTTTTGAATGAAGTTTGAATTAAATACCATCCATCACACAAGTTGGAACTATTTAATAAGCTATTTAGTAGTTTGGTTTCTGGGTTTGTTCCCCAAAAGAAAACTACCGGTAGTAAGAAAAAGCATTTCTTGCAAAAAAGCAAATAGTGTATTTAGATACCACCAGAATGTACATAAACCAAGTGTAAATGTCATGGCTTACCACCAGTATGAGGTTCTGAGGTCACCCAGCCCATTGACTTCTTAACAGCTTTCTTCCACTTGGCATAGCGACATTCACTTTCTGGAACCAGAAGGAATACTTTCACTCCAAATTCTAATTTGTCACATCtcataaatatttattatataaggACGGTTGTCTAGTTGCATGAACTCTAGACTGAAGGCACACTGAAACAGAAACTCCCCAAATTCTTTATCCTGTAGATGCAGTGGCCAAACAGAAGTGAGGACATGTGTCACAGACAGGCATTTTGTGAGGCTACCTAGGCTGACTGAACAAACTGTGCTAGCCTCCATCAGCAGCATGAACCAGTCAGAACCAGGACAGAGGCTTGCTGTAActtggactacagagatcaagtTATCAATTTCTTCTCTTTACCCTTAGGATCGAGCTGTGGCTCAAATCGTTCCCAAGTCACTGCTGTCAAGTCATCAGGATTTAGACTCCAGACTCCCACTCCTTCTGCAGCTCCtgctgccattgctgctcccaGTGCTGAGGTTTCAGGCATGGATGTTTTTACtgacaaagaaagaaatgaagggaAAAGTGCTCTTGAGTGGATCAATTACAAAGATTGATACAAAATACTGAAAAGTGCAGATGTAGCAGATTATTTTTAATGATCTTGATCATTCTCTCAGTTTGAACCTTATGGATAGGTCACTGGAACCAAAGATGCACTGTAAAGTTTACTGAAATTCTTATGCTGGGAAGAGGCACTGAAGGACATGTATAATGGATCTTACAAAAGGCATCCTCAGCTACAATGGATACCCGGGGTGCTGCTGATACTTATGCAACTTTCCCATACTGGCCTCTATGAGAAGATTTCTtcccacagcagctgcaggagtaGTAGCAATATTGCTCTATCAGTAACAGGAGTGACAGCCCCCCACGCCCGACATTAGGTAGACTGACAGTATAGGGTTTTTTCAAGGAAGTCATTGTAGATCTTTTCTGTAGGACAAAGTACGTCTGTAGCTGAAATAAGTGCTTGGAATGGACTGGTACTTCACACACAGTGTAACTGTGGGTAAAACCTGTTTGTCTTTTCACAAAAAAATGGGCAGATGAGATTAGTTAaaaagcatgcatgcatgcaataTCCCTACACAGTTTTAGAGCTCAGCTTCTTTTTGTGAGAAGGACTTCTCCAAACAGGACTGAATAATCTGCTATATTTGGAAATGCTTTTAATATACATTCTTAAGTAACCACAGTAAAAGGAGAGGAAGgcaaacaaaccagaaaaagtcTATGCTATTTAGCGTTCACACTTCTTTCGTTCTTATGATAGCAATTCTAAAAGTAGCCCCAGTGCTCTTACCTACTGGAATACAGAGAATGTCCGCTTGGAGCTGCATGAGGATCTTGTTGTTTGTCATTCCTCCATCAACCTGTAATTGGCTTAGTGGTATCCCACAGTCTTTGTTCATGGCATCCAATATCTTAAAATAGAATATATTACATGCTTCACACAAACCCTTTAgacaaggaaaaaagattcccACAATTGTTCAGGGAGCTGCTAACACTACAGCAAAAGGAATGTAATCTGAAGTTGCAATGTCAACTCTTAATCATTTCGAGGATCAGAGTACCAAACTCAGAAACTCAcagctctttttaaaacaaaacaaaactgtaagCATTTCAGCCCTGATTTTATTCCAAGACAGAGAAGAACACTTCCTTTCCATTCCTACACCTGTGAGCTCAGACAGCTATTTTGGTAAGTGGTCTGTCTCCCTCCCATTTCAAAAGCTGTGGTGGCAACTCCTTTAAGATAAGGAAGAAgtacctccctccctctccttgtaTTATAGCAGCATTAAGGACAAGGGGAAAAACAAGACTTCCACCTTACTTTACATGGCTACTACAGCCCTTGGGAGGAGAAAAGGCAAAGAAAACAGACTGCTCATCTTGGCCATGTCATTACCACAATGCCAAAGATGCACTGTATACTCAGGACAGACCATACAATGACAAACAATTTTAGAACTCTTGAGAATCTTCTGctatccccccgccccaccaatgaACTCTCCAACATTACTAAAACTGTCAGACATGCTCTGGAAACTGGGGAAATTTTGCCCATCTCTAAAAtaagttattattttttaacacaACAGGCCTTTCATAAATAGAAAGTGGGCATTCTAATTGTTTCTGCACATTTGAGAAACTGTCTTGTGACTTGTATTCAGACAGATTGCACTTAAAAAgatacagcaaaaacaaaagagttCAACAAAGCTGATATACTTGTGGGGGTAAACTGCAgttggttttattattgctaggatggttttaattgtattttgcaAGCCACCTCGAGCCAttgggaaaggcagactataaatggtttaataaataaatgtatataaacaGAAAACATAAACCTCTGCTTTTACTGCCATTAGAAATCATCCTTTTCCCCCTATAAGAGGTCAGAGGAATGCCGATTACTCTTCATACATACCTCTCGTGTCTGAAAGCAAACAGCCTCTAGTGCAGCATAAGcaatgtgttttttgtttgtaaactGAGTAAGGCCACAAATAATTCTGTACAGAAAGGGGGAATCAAACACCAGAGTTAATAGAAAGTTCCAACTATCGTTTGCTACAACAGTACCATTAATATATCCagttgccagtttttttaaaaaaagaaagaataatgtGCTGGTAACAGAGCACTGTTGTGTTATACTGGGAAAGCAGATTCCATCTTGCTTTGCTGAAATTGTACTACTGGTAGTAGAACCCACAGCATTCCCATTAGAGAAATTAGACCCATTAGACACACTCTAAGCATTGGGCCAACTATATGTGACAGAGAAACACCCAGGTTTTTGAATGCAGGTCAGTCCCAGTTATTAACAGATTGTGTATGttgaggttggggtgggggtggggagagggcagtTCCCTACCCAAAACCTTCAGTGTAACTTAGCCATGTTGAAAAACCTTACCCTCTTGCAGTGGGTTCCCAATATGGAGCATATAATCCTGAGAATGCTGGGACAAAGCAGCAGCCATATGAATTTCCCACTTCAGCAGCAAgcatttctaaaataaaaccAAAGTGCAATTGAAGAGATTACTCCAGTAAATAGTGCCAATGGGGAAAGTAAAGTCACAGTTTTAAACATTTGCAATGCTATATGCAATTGCCTGCAGATTTTTGCTCCTTCAACAGTACACCAAGTTTTGCAACACTTCACTTGGTACACTCAGTCCTGAAAAAAAGTGTAATTGAATTATAATTATGAAACTCTTGCTAAGGGTTTCATTTCACACAGACAGACATCAGTCTTGACAATATATTCTAAACTTGGTCTACTATTATCAAAACCAATACACACGCTTCTGATACCTATCCCTTATCATTCCTGTGTCTCCCAAGTTGCTTGCTCCAATATATTTCAAAGTACATTATATTAAAAGCATGTCTGATGCCAAGTGTACCCCACAATTATAAGCCTTAAACTGACTtataggaaaagaaaaacatgctTCCAGAGCTATAAATTCAGGGCAAGTAAAGAAGCCTACCAATCATTCCCAAAGCATCAAACACTTTAAGCCAATTATAAATTCTTACCAATTTCATTTGCGGACTTTGCAATGCCCAGGTTGTCCCTCAGCCAACGAACAAGAGCACCTCCTATGGCAACAGAGCCCTAAAGCAGAAACAGGTCACTGCTGGGTACCATATCTTCCTTCTTAGAACACAAAATTAGAAGCGATAACATACACAAACTGAGGACTCATAACAAAAGCAGACTATAACTCCCAAAGATGATCTCTCGCACACTTGAAAGAGAACAGATTTCCATCAGTGAATCAGGCAGCAAGATTAGCTTAGCACAaattcacacatgcaagtcaGTATTCATTGTTATGAAGTGATGAACATGTGGTTCTAAACTGGTTTTACTGATAAAAGCTTTTGTTATTTCATATAACCTAAAAGTCCACTATATATCAATAGAGTCTGGTGCACATTCAGCTGACAGTTAACTACAGGAAAGTTGCACATAGAGAAatcaagcaaaaataaatattgcGCTGACTTTTCTTGGTGCGAcagaacagaggtgtagctacaaggggacagggggtgcgtgttgcaccgggcaagccccctgcgggggtgtggcaaggtcgttctggggtgggatgggggcatggcaggggtggaggacgcaccagtgcaccggacgcttttccccctcgctccgtccctgctaTAGAACCTACTTCAGATAATGGTCAGGCAACCAAATCCCAACTACCCGGAGGTTATGGCTATCCAGGGAGTATATTCTTTCATGCAAAATCAAAGTGACAAATGCAGTATAGAAAACAGTATACTTACTTCTAATGCATAGCACGCAGGTTTGTCTCTTCCCAGTTGGTAAGCCACTGTGGTCAAAAGGCCATGTTCAGACAACGCAggctaaaaaaaaatgctgaaaattttTAGCTGCTTACTTTAGAGTTTGAATTTGTGTCttgaataaattaatattttatgtgAAAACCTAATGTATAAGGATTAACCACAGTTTGGAAATGCAAACATACTTTAATCAATTACTACATATTCATCAATGTTTTAGGAGAGCAATTTCAACACTTTACACATCAGAAACTACTGATCTGCAACTATCTCTGACAGTTTCAGCTGACATAGATTGATGTGGTAGCAAGTGTACATTACTGTTACCTTAAAGACTGTATAACTGACTACAGTCTTTAAGTACATTCTTCTTTGCGGATCTTAATGTCAAACAAAATAATGTAAGTTGTGGTTTAATATATGGACCATTTGGCTTCAATGAAAGGCTGAATCCAGGCATTGAAACAAGCTgagattaatgtattgtcgaaggctttcacggccggattcaactggttctggttggttttccaggctgtgtggccatggtctggtggattttgttcctaaagtttcacttgtcacagtgtgaaacagacttttctctgtgatacacctctgaagattccagccacagatgccggtgaaaggaacaaaatccaccagaccacggtcacacagcccggaaaacccaccagaaccaagctGAGATTAAACTGCCAACAGGAATGAAAAATCATGTTGTCACAATCTCATGTTTCTTTCTCTCATGTGAGCTTCCTCCTCCACTCATAAATGGAGGTCATTGAAAATGTCAAGGTTTGATCAAGTTCTTACTTGCCCCATGGCTGAATCCAGGTATGTTGGCCAGTTGGAATTTGTTTACTCTTCTCAGTGGGGTTTTAATTGAGGTGAAAAGAGGTGGAATTAGATCAGGGAGGGCACAAGCATGACAACAAGCTGTATTCAGGTCTAACTGCAGTTTAATTCCATTTTGTCATGTCGCCTGAATGCAGCTTAAGATTAAGATATTTACAACATGACAGGCATGGGAAAGGTAATTTTCTTTCTTCTATGAGTCATACACAGAAAAACCTTTGAAAAAAAAGAGCAACTTGTCAGGGCTTAAAGTTTTTCAGTCAAGTGATTTTATTCACAACACTAACCTTATGACCTGTATTGCAGAGCAAGAACAAGCCTGTCCCATATCTACAGTGGAAATGACAAAGTTATTGATCTACTTCAAAACAAGAAGCTCAAGATGCAATGCCAATATTATCTATGACCAAACTGCATACACATACCACAGAGTGACGTTATACGCTCAAACTGTAGCCACAACAGACTAATGGTtcaaacagaaagaaataaaaaacttGTTCTGCGTAGAAATAGCAATGACTAATTTAAAACTTTATCTAAATATCACTGAACTGCCAAGGATGGAAGAGAGTAATGGCACCCAATATTCTCCTGTCACCGTCATCAGGGGCTGTAGTGCCCAGCAGCAGTTGGGCTACATTGAAGAAAATGCTTATGTATACTTCAAATGTTATGCTTGCTCCAGGAGTCTAAGAGATTTCATACAGCTTGCATTGGAACGCATTCAATATCTCCTGTACAAAAAATTATGGGAGATGTTCAAGTCTGCATGTTTAAATTCTCTTAAAGAATCAGACAGGACTGAACAAACATGGCTAGCTTTTGACTGAAACAAACATGCACTTTCCTCTTCAGTCAAAACCCTGATGGGAAAAAGAATAACATGAGTGCAAACTGCCTGTGTCTGTCAGGTCACTGTAGGGCTGACCAGTTCCTGGCCCTACAATGACCTGCACGTGACTATCACTTTCTTGCTTCCCT is part of the Sphaerodactylus townsendi isolate TG3544 linkage group LG04, MPM_Stown_v2.3, whole genome shotgun sequence genome and encodes:
- the GK gene encoding glycerol kinase isoform X7, with translation MMLLFGSILGPNLRLTSCLKKFQGTINLFLRTGLPLSTYFSAVKLRWLLDNVKGVEQAVKEGRALFGTIDSWLIWSLTGGKDGGVHCTDVTNASRTLLFNIHSLDWDANLCNFFDIPIDILPTVRSSSEIYGLVKISPSLTSGALTGVPISGSLGDQSAALVGQMCFKDGQAKNTYGTGLFLLCNTGHKPALSEHGLLTTVAYQLGRDKPACYALEGSVAIGGALVRWLRDNLGIAKSANEIEMLAAEVGNSYGCCFVPAFSGLYAPYWEPTARGIICGLTQFTNKKHIAYAALEAVCFQTREILDAMNKDCGIPLSQLQVDGGMTNNKILMQLQADILCIPVVKTSMPETSALGAAMAAGAAEGVGVWSLNPDDLTAVTWERFEPQLDPKESECRYAKWKKAVKKSMGWVTSEPHTGGETSIFCSLPLGFFIMSNLLMLIGAKYISGTSK